A genomic region of Papaver somniferum cultivar HN1 chromosome 7, ASM357369v1, whole genome shotgun sequence contains the following coding sequences:
- the LOC113296865 gene encoding inositol phosphorylceramide glucuronosyltransferase 1-like has translation MMRSRISKLFGFLVIFSSLFQLGITAANTGSTKPQAYVTLLYGDEFLLGVRVLGKSIRDTGSKKDMVVLVSDGVSDYAKDLLQADGWIVEVISLLANPNQIRPKRFWGVYTKLKIFNMTKYSKVVYLDADTIVVKSIEDLFKCQKFCANLKHSERMNSGVMVVEPSDKIFKDMMSKITTLHSYTGGDQGFLNSYFTGFANAHVFEPNLSPEVMKSRPVPEMERLSTLYNADVGLYMLANKWMVEEKELRVIHYTLGPLKPWDWWTSWLLKPVDVWQNVREQLQETLPGTGGGSNPNDDRVVKFLFLLPLLALVFCFYRSFAKMQKDFFVSTNSLCDNIRHVYYRFRSGGGLAYSAVGVSPTSIISSKEQFPIGSHPPAYLGGLSVLVCFTAALVSLGLAFSLVPRQVMPWTGLLLVYEWTFTIFFITFGGYLHLIYKWGKSASAHSGALSTNSESFAYEAGKGHQRHVSACDAASWYYGLGMAFLAVTAPSLPCLFGITALFPRLGLMVAGGIILASFMTYASEHLAIRAFLRGWEERDAPRTRSFCLIC, from the exons ATGATGAGATCCAGAATTTCGAAATTATTCGGTTTTCTGGTTATCTTCTCATCATTATTTCAACTTGGAATTACTGCTGCTAACACTGGATCTACAAAGCCACAAGCTTATGTGACTCTTCTATATGGAGATGAGTTTTTACTTGGTGTTCGTGTTCTTGGGAAATCTATTCGTGATACTGGATCCAAAAAAGATATGGTGGTTTTAGTCTCTGATGGGGTCTCTGATTATGCTAAGGATCTCCTCCAG GCTGATGGTTGGATTGTGGAGGTAATAAGTTTGTTGGCTAACCCCAACCAAATACGGCCTAAAAGGTTTTGGGGAGTGTatacaaaactaaaaatattTAACATGACAAAGTATAGCAAAG TGGTGTATCTTGATGCGGATACTATTGTGGTCAAGAGTATTGAGGATCTTTTTAAATGTCAGAAGTTTTGTGCAAATTTGAAGCATTCAGAGAGGATGAATTCAGGAGTCATGGTTGTGGAGCCATCTGATAAAATTTTCAAGGATATGATGAGCAAAATTACCACATTGCATTCATATACCGGag GAGATCAAGGGTTTTTGAACTCGTATTTCACTGGATTTGCCAATGCACATGTTTTTGAACCGAACTTATCGCCAGAGGTGATGAAATCTAGGCCAGTGCCTGAAATGGAGCGACTATCTACCTTATATAATGCAGATGTTGGTCTCTACATGCTGGCTAATAAG TGGATGGTGGAAGAAAAAGAACTCCGTGTTATCCACTACACGCTTGGTCCCCTTAAACCTTGGGATTGGTGGACGTCGTGGCTTTTAAAACCGGTTGACGTCTGGCAG AATGTTCGGGAACAGCTCCAGGAAACACTTCCAGGAACAGGAGGTGGCAGCAACCCTAATGATGATCGCGTTGTTAAATTTCTTTTTCTGCTTCCTTTACTTGCTCTTGTTTTCTGCTTCTATCGGTCTTTCGCTAAG ATGCAAAAGGACTTTTTTGTTTCTACAAACTCGTTGTGTGACAATATTAGACATGTCTACTATAGATTCAGATCTGGTGGCGGTCTTGCTTATTCTGCTGTTGGTGTTTCTCCCACATCTATAATTAGCTCCAAGGAACAG TTTCCTATTGGGTCACACCCGCCTGCTTATTTGGGGGGACTGTCTGTATTGGTTTGCTTCACGGCTGCTCTAGTGTCACTTGGACTTGCATTTTCACTTGTTCCTCGGCAAGTGATGCCATGGACAGGTTTGTTGCTGGTGTATGAGTGGACGTTCACAATATTCTTTATAACATTTGGAGGATATCTTCATCTAATTTATAAGTGGGGGAAATCCGCATCAGCTCATTCAGGAGCTCTTTCTACCAACTCTGAGTCTTTTGCTTATGAAGCTGGTAAAG GTCATCAACGACATGTTTCTGCCTGTGATGCTGCCTCGTGGTACTATGGGTTAGGGATGGCATTCCTAGCAGTTACTGCTCCTTCATTGCCATGCCTATTTGGGATAACTGCACTTTTTCCAAG GTTGGGATTAATGGTTGCTGGTGGAATAATTTTGGCCTCTTTTATGACATATGCCTCAGAGCACTTGGCGATCAGAGCATTTTTGAGGGGCTGGGAAGAGCGGGATGCCCCTCGGACAAGAAGTTTTTGTTTAATATGTTAA